The following are from one region of the Cyanobium gracile PCC 6307 genome:
- a CDS encoding NAD-binding protein, whose amino-acid sequence MASTPSSTPGASCPREGSVLICGLGSLGQACLLRLLPFDVPLRCLDRERPDWRDPRLEERFGSTLVLGDMRLPHVLSQAGVETARAVLLLSTESTVNVEAALQVRLLNPSADLVVRSSGQLASLGALLEERLPGVAVVDPLLLTAGAITEALRPGDQEACFRVDGQSYLVVEGNDPARRQQRSLRQDGTDPARPLQVVPMGSHHHRSADAVPATTARGRWLAMRRGLGAPLRLWRHCSRLQQAGLLVILALLALGLTLFSAGGGWRQGVFVTLALLLGEFVDPVNVLLPPGDGIEAAAPWLIGITLLYSLVGTLLTSALVAVILERLLRERFGLGHPGRFRRGSRWILLAEGDELAVRVADNLVRDGLQVLRIDTRPVTPLHRPGMVVFHRWEAALAALQHCRLEGIGLLSVDLLANLQETFQLQKSWPEARYVILSHAVEAAEQLGDLLGGMAVISSMDLVADAVVATAFGERVEEICRIDGANHLLVRYRIQQGDALWGLNLSRVEQGYGVTTIHLLRPGRRSPLVLPSLDLVLAAGDQLVVLATLAQLRRVELGCPVPPGWRLRLQGAPREEGRFEALQSLARHLGGAPGTMAPLLDGAEHLTPALDRVLAEQLAEELRRQGLHCSVEAVAVGEAVAGEGLRP is encoded by the coding sequence GTGGCCAGCACTCCGTCCTCCACCCCCGGGGCGTCCTGCCCGCGGGAGGGCTCGGTGCTGATCTGTGGCCTGGGGTCCCTGGGCCAGGCCTGTCTGCTGCGCCTGCTGCCCTTCGACGTGCCGCTGCGCTGTCTGGACCGTGAGCGGCCGGACTGGCGCGATCCCCGCCTGGAGGAACGCTTCGGATCCACGCTGGTGCTCGGGGACATGCGCCTGCCCCATGTGCTCTCCCAGGCCGGGGTCGAGACGGCCCGTGCCGTGCTGCTGCTCAGCACCGAGAGCACGGTGAACGTGGAGGCGGCCCTGCAGGTGCGGTTGCTCAATCCCTCAGCCGACCTGGTGGTGCGCTCCTCCGGCCAGCTGGCCAGCCTGGGGGCCCTGCTCGAGGAGCGCCTGCCCGGGGTGGCCGTGGTGGATCCCCTGTTGCTCACGGCCGGGGCGATCACCGAGGCCCTCCGGCCCGGTGACCAGGAGGCCTGCTTCCGGGTGGATGGCCAGTCCTACCTGGTGGTGGAGGGAAACGACCCGGCCCGCCGGCAGCAGCGCAGCCTGCGCCAGGACGGCACCGACCCGGCCCGGCCCCTGCAGGTGGTGCCGATGGGCTCGCACCACCACCGCTCGGCGGACGCCGTCCCCGCCACGACGGCCAGGGGCCGGTGGCTGGCCATGCGTCGCGGCCTGGGGGCTCCGCTGCGCCTGTGGCGGCATTGCAGCCGGCTGCAGCAGGCCGGGTTGCTGGTGATCCTGGCGTTGCTGGCCCTGGGTCTGACCCTGTTCTCCGCCGGTGGCGGCTGGAGGCAGGGGGTGTTCGTCACCCTGGCGTTGCTGCTGGGGGAGTTCGTCGATCCGGTGAATGTGCTGCTGCCCCCGGGTGACGGCATCGAGGCGGCGGCCCCCTGGCTGATCGGCATCACCCTGCTGTATTCCCTTGTGGGGACGCTGCTCACCTCCGCCCTGGTGGCGGTGATCCTGGAACGGTTGTTGCGGGAGCGTTTCGGACTGGGCCATCCCGGCCGCTTCCGGCGCGGCAGCCGCTGGATCCTGCTGGCCGAAGGGGACGAACTCGCCGTGCGGGTCGCCGACAATCTGGTCAGGGATGGCCTGCAGGTGCTGCGGATCGATACGCGACCCGTGACACCACTGCACCGACCGGGGATGGTGGTCTTCCATCGCTGGGAAGCCGCCCTCGCCGCTCTGCAGCACTGCCGACTGGAGGGGATCGGCCTGCTGTCCGTCGATCTGCTCGCCAACCTCCAGGAGACCTTCCAGCTGCAGAAGTCCTGGCCTGAGGCCCGTTACGTGATCCTCTCCCATGCCGTCGAGGCGGCCGAACAACTGGGCGACCTGCTCGGCGGCATGGCGGTGATCTCCAGCATGGATCTGGTGGCCGATGCGGTCGTGGCCACGGCCTTCGGCGAACGGGTGGAGGAGATCTGCCGCATCGATGGGGCCAACCACCTGCTGGTGCGCTACCGGATTCAGCAGGGCGATGCCCTGTGGGGCCTGAACCTCTCCCGGGTCGAGCAGGGCTACGGGGTCACCACCATCCATCTGCTGCGTCCCGGTCGCCGTTCTCCCCTGGTGTTGCCCTCTCTCGATCTGGTGCTGGCGGCGGGGGATCAACTGGTGGTGCTGGCCACCCTGGCTCAGCTGCGGCGGGTCGAGCTGGGCTGCCCCGTTCCGCCCGGGTGGCGCCTGCGCCTGCAGGGTGCCCCCAGGGAAGAAGGCCGTTTCGAGGCCCTGCAGTCCCTGGCCAGGCATCTGGGCGGCGCGCCGGGGACCATGGCCCCTTTGCTCGATGGGGCGGAGCACCTCACCCCGGCCCTCGACCGCGTGCTGGCCGAGCAGCTGGCGGAGGAGTTGCGCCGCCAGGGGCTCCACTGCTCGGTGGAAGCCGTTGCCGTGGGTGAAGCTGTAGCCGGCGAGGGCCTGCGGCCATGA
- a CDS encoding glycogen/starch/alpha-glucan phosphorylase: MTSTLAPVMGLPEPGTYADPQRNGLATKDLLDGLVEHLFYSLGRRVQEADRHDLYMALSYAVRDRLMTRYLAGLDAILASPARVVAYLSAEFLIGPQLGNNLLMLGIQKEAAEALRQFGIDDIEEILDVEEEPGLGNGGLGRLAACFLESLATLEIPATGYGIRYEFGIFDQLIRDGWQVEITDKWLKGGWPWEIVQPEKACVVGFGGHTESYRDDHGTHRARWIPAEHAIGIPHDVPVLGYRVNTCNRLRLWRAEACESFDFQTFNSGDFYGAVERKVGSETLSKVLYPNDGTDAGRRLRLMQQHFFVSCSLQDMIRSLDARGIPVQEFPEHWAIQLNDTHPSIAVAELMRLLLDDKHLGWDVAWAITTACLSYTNHTLLPEALEKWGLDLFGSLLPRHLELIFEINHRFLQQVRLKYPGNDVVQRHLSIIDESGEKAVRMAHLATVGSHHVNGVAALHSALVKQELFPEFAALWPEKFTNVTNGVTPRRWLALAHPSLHALLCESIGADWPTRPQSLRRLEDFQRDGAFLERWAQCKRTAKQRLAGYIHRQLALSVDPDSLFDVQVKRIHEYKRQHLNALQVIAQYLRIKNGRADGLAPRTVIFGGKAAPGYAMAKLIIRFINGIADVVNADPDMDGRLRVIFLADYNVKLGERVYPAADLSEQISTAGLEASGTGNMKFMMNGALTIGTLDGANVEIREQVGADNFFLFGRTTEEIGQLRGHYRPWEWLGGEPLLAEVFELIDRGHFSQGDTDRFRPLTDQLRRADPFFVLADFSDYLRAQDAINATWADRNRWNLMALLNTARSGFFSSDRAIGEYAEKLWNVTSSPVAMAGGPVPT; encoded by the coding sequence ATGACCAGCACCCTCGCCCCGGTGATGGGTCTCCCCGAGCCCGGCACCTACGCCGATCCCCAGCGCAACGGCCTGGCGACGAAGGATCTTCTCGACGGCCTCGTCGAGCACCTCTTCTATTCCCTGGGCCGGCGGGTGCAGGAGGCCGACCGCCACGACCTCTACATGGCGCTCAGCTACGCAGTGCGCGACAGGCTGATGACCCGCTACCTGGCGGGTCTCGACGCCATCCTGGCCAGCCCCGCCAGGGTGGTGGCCTATCTCTCGGCCGAATTCCTGATCGGCCCCCAGCTCGGCAACAACCTGCTGATGCTCGGCATCCAGAAGGAGGCCGCCGAGGCCCTGCGCCAGTTCGGCATCGACGACATTGAGGAGATCCTCGACGTGGAGGAGGAGCCGGGCCTGGGCAACGGCGGCCTCGGCCGCCTGGCCGCCTGCTTCCTCGAGTCGCTCGCCACCCTCGAGATCCCCGCCACCGGCTACGGCATCCGCTACGAGTTCGGCATCTTCGACCAGCTCATCCGCGACGGCTGGCAGGTGGAGATCACCGACAAGTGGCTCAAAGGCGGCTGGCCCTGGGAAATCGTTCAGCCGGAGAAGGCCTGTGTCGTGGGCTTCGGCGGCCACACCGAGAGCTACCGCGACGACCACGGCACCCACCGGGCGCGCTGGATCCCCGCCGAGCACGCCATCGGCATTCCCCACGACGTGCCGGTGCTTGGTTACCGGGTCAACACCTGCAACCGACTGCGCCTCTGGCGAGCGGAAGCCTGCGAATCCTTCGACTTCCAGACCTTCAACAGCGGCGACTTCTATGGCGCCGTCGAAAGGAAGGTGGGCTCGGAGACTCTTTCCAAAGTGCTCTATCCCAACGACGGCACCGATGCGGGACGGCGCCTGCGTCTGATGCAGCAGCACTTCTTCGTCAGCTGCTCCCTGCAGGACATGATCCGCAGCCTCGATGCCCGCGGCATTCCCGTCCAGGAGTTCCCTGAGCACTGGGCCATCCAGCTCAACGACACCCACCCCTCCATCGCCGTCGCCGAGCTCATGCGGCTCCTCCTCGACGACAAGCACCTGGGCTGGGACGTCGCCTGGGCCATCACCACCGCCTGCCTCTCCTACACCAACCACACCCTGCTGCCCGAGGCCCTCGAAAAGTGGGGCCTCGATCTCTTCGGGTCGCTGCTGCCCCGCCACCTCGAGCTGATCTTCGAGATCAACCACCGCTTCCTCCAGCAGGTGCGCCTCAAGTACCCCGGCAACGACGTTGTGCAACGGCACCTCTCGATCATCGATGAATCCGGGGAGAAGGCCGTGCGCATGGCCCACCTCGCCACCGTCGGCTCCCACCACGTCAACGGCGTCGCCGCCCTCCACAGCGCCCTGGTCAAGCAGGAGCTGTTCCCCGAATTCGCCGCCCTCTGGCCCGAGAAGTTCACCAACGTCACCAACGGCGTGACACCACGCCGCTGGCTGGCCCTGGCCCATCCATCCCTGCATGCCCTGCTCTGCGAGAGCATCGGCGCCGACTGGCCGACCCGGCCCCAGAGCCTCCGTCGCCTGGAGGACTTCCAGCGGGACGGGGCGTTCCTGGAACGCTGGGCCCAGTGCAAGCGGACCGCCAAGCAACGCCTGGCCGGCTACATCCACCGGCAGCTGGCCTTGAGCGTCGACCCCGACAGCCTCTTCGACGTGCAGGTGAAGCGCATCCACGAATACAAGCGCCAGCACCTCAATGCCCTGCAGGTGATCGCCCAGTACCTGCGCATCAAGAACGGACGCGCCGATGGCCTCGCCCCCCGCACCGTGATCTTCGGCGGCAAGGCGGCCCCTGGCTATGCCATGGCCAAGCTGATCATCCGCTTCATCAACGGCATCGCCGATGTGGTGAACGCCGATCCCGATATGGACGGCCGCCTGCGTGTCATCTTCCTGGCCGACTACAACGTCAAGCTCGGGGAGCGCGTCTACCCCGCCGCCGACCTCTCCGAGCAGATCTCCACCGCCGGCCTCGAGGCCTCCGGCACCGGCAACATGAAATTCATGATGAACGGCGCCCTCACCATCGGCACCCTCGATGGGGCGAACGTGGAAATCCGCGAGCAGGTGGGGGCCGACAACTTCTTCCTGTTCGGGCGCACCACCGAGGAGATCGGCCAGCTGCGGGGCCACTACCGGCCCTGGGAGTGGCTGGGTGGCGAGCCGCTGCTGGCGGAGGTGTTCGAGCTGATCGACCGCGGACACTTCAGCCAGGGGGACACCGACCGGTTCCGACCCCTGACGGACCAGCTGCGGCGGGCCGATCCCTTCTTCGTGCTGGCCGACTTCAGCGATTACCTCCGGGCCCAGGACGCCATCAACGCCACCTGGGCCGACCGCAACCGCTGGAATCTGATGGCCCTGCTGAACACCGCCCGCAGCGGCTTCTTCTCCTCGGACCGGGCCATCGGGGAATACGCAGAAAAGCTATGGAATGTGACGTCCTCGCCGGTGGCCATGGCCGGCGGCCCCGTTCCCACCTGA
- a CDS encoding Crp/Fnr family transcriptional regulator — MTSPSPGALNTMRLLAQNRTLRTVAAGEVIFRAGEAGESVFGIVDGEVRIDWAKGRDSEILGPGNSFGVGALVGSQHQRFGTATALQDTQLLEMNREEFLFALQELPMFALEMLQGLEERLGHLKPSGS, encoded by the coding sequence ATGACCTCCCCCTCCCCAGGCGCCCTGAACACCATGCGGCTCCTGGCCCAGAACAGGACCCTCAGGACCGTGGCGGCAGGGGAGGTGATCTTCAGGGCCGGCGAAGCGGGCGAATCGGTCTTCGGCATCGTGGATGGCGAGGTCCGGATCGACTGGGCCAAGGGACGGGACAGTGAGATCCTCGGCCCCGGCAACAGCTTCGGGGTGGGGGCCTTGGTGGGTTCCCAGCATCAACGCTTCGGAACCGCCACCGCCCTGCAGGACACGCAACTGCTGGAGATGAACAGGGAGGAGTTCCTGTTCGCCCTTCAGGAGTTGCCGATGTTCGCTTTGGAGATGCTCCAGGGTCTGGAGGAACGCCTGGGCCACCTGAAGCCTTCCGGCAGCTGA
- a CDS encoding NAD(P)/FAD-dependent oxidoreductase, translating into MAHHQILIVGGGAAGLTVASQLKRARPGLEIAILEPSPDHYYQPGWTLVGAGVFTLEQTRRAEADLIPEGVRWIRAAATGFDPVAGTVTSSDGETLHYDALVVATGIKLCWDRIKGLPEALGTDGITSNYSKDLVDYTWTTIQAFTGGNAIFTFPDTPIKCAGAPQKIMYLADDVFKRSPAVAAATRVIYATATPGIFAIPTFAEPLRRVVARRGIEPHYQHTLTEVRAASKEAVFAVKDGDTVREEVLPFGMLHVTPPMAAPDVVATSPLAVAGPGGWVEVDKFTTQHVRHPNVFSLGDVSSLPNSKTAAAVRGQAPVLVANLLAHLDGQPLAARYDGYACCPLITGYGRVIMAEFNYDAQPVPSFPLDPTQERWSMWVVKKDVLPWIYWNRMLKGCQHERRFVPGAAS; encoded by the coding sequence ATGGCCCATCACCAGATCCTGATCGTCGGCGGAGGGGCTGCGGGCCTCACCGTGGCCAGCCAGCTCAAGCGGGCCCGGCCCGGTCTGGAGATCGCGATCCTGGAGCCCTCCCCCGACCACTACTACCAACCGGGCTGGACCCTGGTGGGCGCGGGCGTCTTCACCCTCGAGCAGACCCGCCGCGCTGAGGCCGATCTGATCCCCGAAGGGGTGCGCTGGATCCGCGCCGCCGCCACCGGCTTCGATCCGGTGGCCGGCACCGTCACCAGCAGCGACGGCGAAACGCTCCACTACGACGCCCTGGTGGTGGCCACCGGCATCAAGCTCTGCTGGGACCGGATCAAGGGCCTGCCGGAGGCCCTGGGCACGGACGGCATCACCAGCAACTATTCCAAGGATCTGGTCGATTACACCTGGACGACGATCCAGGCCTTCACCGGCGGCAACGCGATCTTCACCTTCCCCGATACACCGATCAAGTGCGCCGGGGCGCCCCAGAAGATCATGTACCTGGCCGACGACGTCTTCAAGCGCTCGCCTGCGGTCGCGGCGGCCACCCGGGTGATCTACGCCACCGCCACACCGGGGATCTTCGCCATTCCCACCTTCGCCGAACCCCTGCGCCGGGTGGTGGCCCGCCGCGGCATCGAGCCCCACTATCAGCACACCCTCACCGAGGTGCGCGCCGCCAGCAAGGAGGCGGTCTTTGCCGTCAAGGACGGGGACACGGTGCGCGAAGAAGTGCTTCCCTTCGGCATGCTGCACGTCACCCCGCCGATGGCGGCCCCTGATGTGGTGGCCACCAGCCCCCTGGCGGTGGCCGGACCGGGCGGCTGGGTGGAGGTGGACAAGTTCACCACCCAGCACGTGCGCCATCCCAACGTCTTCTCCCTCGGCGACGTCTCCTCGCTACCCAATTCCAAGACCGCTGCCGCGGTGCGGGGCCAGGCGCCGGTGCTGGTGGCCAACCTGCTGGCCCACCTCGATGGCCAGCCCCTGGCCGCCCGCTACGACGGCTACGCCTGCTGCCCGTTGATCACCGGCTACGGGAGGGTGATCATGGCCGAGTTCAATTACGACGCCCAGCCCGTTCCCTCCTTTCCCCTCGATCCCACCCAGGAGCGCTGGAGCATGTGGGTGGTGAAGAAGGACGTGCTGCCCTGGATCTACTGGAACCGCATGCTCAAGGGATGCCAGCACGAGCGGCGCTTCGTGCCGGGGGCGGCGAGCTGA
- a CDS encoding cation diffusion facilitator family transporter yields MASHSHQHPPHEHGHPQRQGSPRAFFWGVLLNSGLSGLQLAIGIGFGSLALIGDAIHNLGDVAGLLFGWGAERLSARPATARFTYGFGRSTQLASLMNAALILMAAGVVIVEGVQRLLDPVPVVSGPVAWAAAAGIVVNLLSAQLFGTGHHHDLNRRAAVVHLLTDAAVSAAVLVSAVLVGLVGWMWLDAATAIGVGLAVAWSGWELLVEALSASLDAVPRGIDLAAVEAALRALPGVENVHHLHVWGMSTSRTALTAHLVGRGDGPLDGELLSLARQRLAQLGITHSTLQIEAPGSCAENPVSRPEASGLPSCPAPAAAPPGA; encoded by the coding sequence ATGGCGTCCCACTCCCACCAGCACCCACCTCACGAACACGGGCATCCGCAACGGCAGGGTTCGCCGAGGGCCTTCTTCTGGGGTGTGCTGCTCAACAGCGGCCTCTCGGGGCTGCAGTTGGCGATCGGCATCGGCTTCGGCTCCCTGGCCCTGATCGGCGATGCCATCCACAACCTCGGCGATGTGGCCGGCCTGCTGTTCGGCTGGGGGGCCGAACGGCTCAGTGCCCGGCCGGCCACGGCCCGCTTCACCTACGGCTTCGGCCGCAGCACCCAGCTGGCCTCGCTGATGAACGCGGCCCTGATCCTGATGGCGGCCGGTGTGGTGATCGTCGAAGGGGTGCAGCGGCTGCTGGATCCGGTGCCGGTGGTCAGCGGCCCGGTGGCCTGGGCGGCGGCGGCCGGCATTGTGGTCAACCTGCTCTCGGCCCAGCTGTTCGGCACCGGCCACCACCACGACCTGAACCGGCGGGCAGCGGTGGTGCACCTGCTCACCGATGCTGCCGTCTCGGCCGCCGTGCTGGTCAGCGCCGTGCTGGTGGGGCTGGTGGGCTGGATGTGGCTGGATGCCGCCACCGCCATCGGCGTGGGGCTGGCGGTGGCCTGGAGCGGCTGGGAGTTGCTGGTGGAGGCGCTGAGCGCCAGCCTCGACGCCGTGCCGCGGGGCATTGACCTGGCCGCCGTCGAGGCGGCCCTGCGTGCCCTCCCCGGAGTGGAAAACGTGCACCATCTGCACGTCTGGGGCATGAGCACCTCCCGCACCGCCCTCACGGCCCATCTGGTCGGCCGCGGCGATGGACCGCTCGATGGGGAGCTGCTGTCCCTCGCCCGGCAGCGGCTCGCCCAGCTGGGCATCACCCACAGCACCCTTCAGATCGAGGCGCCCGGGAGCTGTGCGGAGAACCCCGTCAGCCGTCCAGAGGCTTCCGGCTTGCCTTCTTGTCCTGCTCCAGCAGCTGCTCCACCAGGAGCTTGA
- the cysW gene encoding sulfate ABC transporter permease subunit CysW — protein sequence MTIVVPTLESPAAVRAPRPRSRRPGPDLAAILIPLIACLYVGVVILLPALSVVASAFARGLGPFLENFQSHELISALRLTLLATAVAVPCNVIFGLAAATAIARRQFRGKALLLSVIDLPFSISPVVVGLMLVLLYSPSHGLLGGVIESLGWKIIFSWPGIVLATIIVTFPFMAREVIPLLEEEGWEQEEAARTLGATNWQVFWKVTLPSVRWAALYGLILTTARALGEFGAVAVVSGNIEGLTQTLPLFVEDAYKNYQTELAFGAAMVLGGVAIVSLLLKLLVEQLLEQDKKASRKPLDG from the coding sequence ATGACCATCGTCGTCCCCACCCTGGAGAGCCCCGCAGCCGTCCGGGCTCCCCGCCCCAGGTCCCGCCGCCCGGGCCCTGATCTGGCGGCGATCCTGATCCCCCTGATCGCCTGCCTCTACGTGGGGGTGGTGATCCTGCTGCCGGCCCTGAGCGTCGTGGCTTCGGCCTTCGCCCGCGGCCTGGGGCCCTTCCTGGAGAACTTCCAGTCCCACGAACTGATCTCGGCCCTGCGCCTCACCCTGCTCGCCACCGCCGTGGCAGTGCCCTGCAACGTCATCTTCGGCCTGGCCGCGGCCACGGCCATCGCCCGCCGCCAGTTCCGGGGCAAGGCCCTGCTGCTGAGCGTCATCGACCTGCCCTTCTCGATCTCACCGGTGGTGGTGGGCCTGATGCTGGTGTTGCTCTACAGCCCCAGCCATGGCCTGCTCGGGGGTGTCATCGAGAGCCTGGGCTGGAAGATCATCTTCTCCTGGCCGGGGATCGTGCTGGCCACGATCATCGTCACCTTCCCCTTCATGGCCCGGGAGGTGATCCCCCTGCTGGAGGAGGAGGGCTGGGAGCAGGAGGAGGCCGCCCGCACCCTTGGCGCCACCAACTGGCAGGTGTTCTGGAAGGTGACGCTCCCCTCGGTGCGCTGGGCCGCCCTCTACGGCCTGATCCTCACCACGGCCCGCGCCCTGGGCGAATTCGGCGCCGTCGCCGTGGTCAGCGGCAACATCGAGGGCCTCACCCAGACCCTGCCCCTGTTCGTGGAGGACGCCTACAAGAACTACCAGACCGAGCTGGCCTTCGGGGCGGCGATGGTGCTGGGGGGCGTGGCGATCGTGTCGCTGCTGCTCAAGCTCCTGGTGGAGCAGCTGCTGGAGCAGGACAAGAAGGCAAGCCGGAAGCCTCTGGACGGCTGA
- the cysT gene encoding sulfate ABC transporter permease subunit CysT — translation MTPALLRRWRPPALALPSWPWRITWTYLGLILILPLGAMLLRAAEVGPAGFWEMATTPEAIATYKVSFGLALVASVINGVFGLVVAWALVRCRFPGQRLLDALIDLPFALPTAVAGLALTAVYSTNGWLGQPLHEAFGLKVAFAAPGVTVAMVFISLPFVVRTVEPVLRSLEKEQEEASWCLGATPLQTTVRVVLPQLLPAILGGVAQGYSRAVGEYGSVVMISSNVPFRDLITPTLIIQKLEEYDFDAATVIGAVMLIFSLLSLLVINLLQVWGQRYQGDAA, via the coding sequence ATGACCCCCGCCCTCCTGCGCCGCTGGCGCCCGCCGGCCCTGGCGTTGCCCAGCTGGCCCTGGCGCATCACCTGGACCTACCTGGGCCTGATCCTGATCCTGCCCCTGGGGGCCATGCTGCTCCGGGCCGCCGAGGTGGGGCCCGCCGGTTTCTGGGAGATGGCCACCACGCCGGAGGCGATCGCCACCTACAAGGTCAGCTTCGGTCTGGCCCTGGTGGCCAGCGTGATCAACGGCGTGTTCGGGCTGGTGGTGGCCTGGGCGCTGGTGCGCTGCCGCTTTCCGGGCCAGCGCCTGCTCGATGCCCTGATCGATCTGCCCTTCGCCCTTCCCACCGCCGTCGCCGGACTCGCCCTCACGGCCGTGTACAGCACCAACGGCTGGCTGGGCCAGCCACTCCACGAGGCCTTCGGCCTCAAGGTGGCCTTCGCCGCCCCGGGGGTGACCGTGGCGATGGTATTCATCTCCCTGCCCTTCGTGGTGCGCACCGTGGAGCCCGTGCTGCGTTCCCTCGAGAAGGAGCAGGAGGAGGCCTCCTGGTGCCTGGGGGCCACACCCCTGCAGACCACCGTGCGGGTGGTGCTGCCCCAGCTCCTGCCGGCGATCCTCGGCGGGGTGGCCCAGGGCTACAGCAGGGCCGTGGGGGAGTACGGCTCGGTGGTGATGATCTCCAGCAACGTGCCCTTCAGGGACCTGATCACCCCCACCCTGATCATCCAGAAGCTGGAGGAATACGACTTCGATGCCGCCACCGTGATCGGCGCGGTGATGCTGATCTTCTCCCTGCTGAGCCTCCTGGTGATCAACCTGCTGCAGGTGTGGGGCCAGCGCTACCAGGGCGATGCGGCCTGA
- a CDS encoding sulfate/molybdate ABC transporter ATP-binding protein translates to MGIRVANVSKNFGDFRAVDDVSVDVDSGSLVALLGPSGSGKSTLLRLIAGLEEADAGRIWITGEEATERSVQERQVGFVFQHFALFKHRNVRRNVAFGLELRRWKPEAIRRRVDELLDLVHLRGYGNRYPSQLSGGQRQRVALARALAVQPRVLLLDEPFSALDAKVRKELRAWLRNLHDEMHVTTVIVTHDQEEAMEVADRIVVMNEGRVEQIGSPAEIYDHPASPFVMSFVGAVNELPSGSLPVRRDAVPPLPADGRIFVRPHHVQVHATPQPGTVPARLRRLTHMGRDLQAELVLDSEEVVVAQFPREEADVANLKPGDRLHVISRQAHAFQPDYSI, encoded by the coding sequence ATGGGCATCCGCGTCGCCAACGTCAGCAAGAACTTCGGCGATTTCCGCGCCGTCGACGACGTCAGCGTCGACGTGGACAGCGGCTCCCTGGTGGCCCTGCTCGGACCCTCCGGGTCGGGCAAGAGCACCCTGCTGCGATTGATCGCCGGGCTCGAGGAGGCCGATGCCGGCCGCATCTGGATCACCGGCGAGGAGGCGACCGAACGGTCGGTGCAGGAGCGCCAGGTGGGCTTCGTCTTCCAGCATTTCGCCCTGTTCAAGCACCGCAACGTGCGTCGCAACGTGGCCTTCGGCCTGGAGCTGCGCCGCTGGAAGCCCGAGGCGATCCGCCGGCGGGTCGACGAACTGCTCGACCTCGTGCACCTGCGGGGCTACGGCAACCGCTACCCCTCCCAGCTGTCCGGCGGGCAGCGCCAGCGGGTGGCCCTGGCCCGCGCCCTGGCGGTGCAGCCCAGGGTGCTGCTGCTGGATGAACCCTTCAGTGCCCTCGATGCCAAGGTGCGCAAGGAACTGCGCGCCTGGCTGCGCAATCTCCACGACGAGATGCACGTCACCACCGTGATCGTCACCCACGACCAGGAGGAGGCCATGGAGGTGGCCGATCGGATCGTGGTCATGAACGAAGGCCGGGTGGAGCAGATCGGATCCCCGGCGGAGATCTACGACCATCCCGCCTCCCCGTTCGTGATGAGCTTCGTGGGCGCCGTCAACGAGCTGCCCAGCGGCTCCCTTCCCGTGCGGCGCGATGCCGTCCCGCCGCTGCCGGCGGACGGCCGGATCTTCGTGCGCCCCCACCACGTGCAGGTGCATGCCACCCCCCAGCCGGGCACGGTGCCGGCCCGCCTGCGGCGCCTCACCCACATGGGCCGCGACCTGCAGGCGGAACTGGTGCTCGACTCCGAGGAGGTGGTGGTGGCCCAGTTCCCCCGCGAAGAGGCGGACGTCGCCAACCTCAAGCCCGGCGACCGACTGCATGTGATCAGCCGCCAGGCCCACGCCTTCCAGCCGGACTACTCAATCTGA
- a CDS encoding Crp/Fnr family transcriptional regulator, whose amino-acid sequence MTTSRTPQTLRLTLLPHDVLPDGLHWKIQDGYIRTASHDEDGESFTLGLWGPGDWVTNAYSTLRPVEIQCLSTVVVEQGHPSEAEILAFLHHQIRNTEELFEINRVRGADSRLLRLLRWIGIRFGQVSSRGYRLSLRDMNLTHQALAEICGLTRVTVTKTLNHFKRLGLLHQVSDTDLMVSIP is encoded by the coding sequence ATGACCACCTCACGCACGCCCCAGACCCTCCGCCTCACGCTCCTGCCCCATGACGTCCTGCCCGACGGGCTCCATTGGAAGATCCAGGACGGCTACATCCGCACCGCCTCCCACGACGAGGACGGTGAATCCTTCACCCTCGGCCTCTGGGGCCCGGGTGACTGGGTGACCAACGCCTACTCCACGCTGCGTCCGGTGGAGATCCAGTGCCTCTCCACGGTGGTGGTGGAGCAGGGCCATCCCAGCGAGGCCGAGATCCTGGCCTTCCTGCATCACCAGATCCGCAACACCGAAGAGCTGTTTGAGATCAACCGGGTCCGCGGCGCCGACTCACGGCTGCTGCGGCTGCTCCGCTGGATCGGCATCCGCTTCGGTCAGGTGAGCAGCCGCGGCTACCGCCTCTCCCTGCGGGACATGAACCTCACCCATCAGGCCCTGGCGGAGATCTGCGGCCTCACCCGGGTGACGGTCACCAAGACCCTCAACCATTTCAAGCGACTCGGCCTGCTGCATCAGGTGAGCGACACCGACCTGATGGTCAGCATCCCCTGA